A section of the Agrococcus sp. SGAir0287 genome encodes:
- a CDS encoding DUF3159 domain-containing protein has protein sequence MSQRQEEHALRATATRDSLPDLLGGRRSAIEASIPPAAFLVGWLAGGALPGSLTLWLGCGAAVLASLVIAIVGLAQGRRPRAVVVGLLAVVVAALVAAHTGEARDFFLIRLLSNAASALAWAGSIVVRWPLLGLIVGAVVGTRTRWRRDPVLLRAYQRASWIWVLQYVVRLAVFVPLWLLDLPGALAFFQAVLTYPLVAACLVVSGVVLVRSIPHGHPGIRHPRAPEERAATASGTPDDA, from the coding sequence ATGTCGCAGCGTCAGGAGGAGCACGCGCTCCGAGCGACCGCGACGCGCGACTCCCTGCCGGACCTGCTCGGCGGACGCCGCTCGGCGATCGAGGCGAGCATCCCGCCCGCCGCATTCCTCGTGGGCTGGCTCGCCGGCGGCGCGCTGCCCGGATCCCTGACACTCTGGCTCGGCTGCGGCGCCGCGGTGCTCGCATCCCTCGTCATCGCGATCGTCGGCCTCGCGCAGGGCCGACGCCCGCGAGCCGTCGTCGTCGGCCTCCTCGCGGTCGTCGTCGCCGCCCTCGTCGCCGCGCACACCGGCGAGGCGCGCGACTTCTTCCTCATCCGCCTGCTCTCGAACGCTGCGAGCGCCCTCGCATGGGCGGGATCGATCGTCGTGCGCTGGCCGCTGCTCGGCCTCATCGTCGGCGCCGTCGTCGGCACGCGCACGCGCTGGCGCCGCGACCCGGTGCTGCTGCGCGCCTACCAGCGGGCATCGTGGATCTGGGTGCTGCAGTACGTCGTGCGGCTCGCGGTGTTCGTGCCGCTGTGGTTGCTCGACCTGCCCGGCGCGCTCGCCTTCTTCCAGGCCGTCCTGACCTACCCGCTCGTCGCCGCGTGCCTCGTCGTCTCGGGCGTCGTCCTCGTCCGCTCCATCCCGCACGGGCACCCCGGCATCCGGCATCCGCGCGCGCCCGAGGAGCGGGCGGCGACCGCATCCGGCACGCCGGACGACGCCTGA
- a CDS encoding glucose-6-phosphate dehydrogenase, protein MAADRTTLVILGASGDLTSRLLLPGIATLLRAQPSRSLEIVGADLRDLGQDEWRERVRTAMTLAHGAGDDAELGAGARQVVETTRYVAGDATDATALRALLDGVDCDRLVLYFALPPQISRKVCEALVEVGAPKGAILAIEKPFGSSLADARDLNALVQRIVPEDQIFRIDHFLGLYTVLNLLGMRFANRILAPLWDRESIERVEIVYDETVALEGRAGYYDSAGALRDMIQSHLLQVLALVAIEPPATVDARDLRDAIGQVLRAARVEDPTRDARRARYTAGRIGERHVPDYVEEESVDAARGTETLAEVTVHVENQRWAGVPFVLRSGKAMGRIRKQAVIHFREPAHVPHGFGGRREGDRLVLDFRPDSFAIHLTTNGKGDPFTLEQSVLRGELGGGQLEPYGEVLASILDGDPRLAVRADAAEECWRIVEPVLRAWKRDEVPLAEYRAGGTGPRGWASNGPSKE, encoded by the coding sequence ATGGCGGCAGATCGCACGACCCTCGTCATCCTCGGCGCATCCGGAGACCTCACGTCCCGGCTGCTGCTGCCCGGCATCGCGACGCTGCTGCGCGCCCAGCCATCGCGCTCGCTCGAGATCGTGGGCGCCGACCTGCGCGACCTCGGGCAGGACGAGTGGCGCGAGCGCGTGCGCACGGCGATGACGCTCGCGCACGGCGCGGGCGACGACGCCGAGCTCGGCGCCGGCGCGCGCCAGGTGGTCGAGACGACGCGCTACGTCGCCGGGGACGCCACCGACGCGACCGCGCTGCGCGCGCTGCTCGACGGCGTCGACTGCGACCGGCTCGTGCTGTACTTCGCGCTGCCGCCGCAGATCAGCAGGAAGGTCTGCGAGGCGCTCGTCGAGGTCGGCGCGCCCAAAGGCGCGATCCTCGCGATCGAGAAGCCCTTCGGCTCGAGCCTCGCCGATGCGCGCGACCTCAACGCGCTCGTGCAGCGCATCGTGCCCGAGGACCAGATCTTCCGCATCGACCACTTCCTCGGGCTCTACACCGTGCTCAACCTGCTCGGCATGCGCTTCGCGAACCGCATCCTCGCGCCGCTGTGGGATCGCGAGTCGATCGAGCGGGTCGAGATCGTCTACGACGAGACCGTCGCCCTCGAGGGCCGCGCCGGCTACTACGACTCGGCGGGCGCGCTGCGCGACATGATCCAGAGCCACCTGCTGCAGGTGCTGGCGCTCGTGGCGATCGAGCCGCCTGCGACGGTCGACGCCCGCGACCTGCGCGACGCCATCGGGCAGGTGCTGCGCGCCGCACGCGTCGAGGATCCGACGAGGGATGCGCGCCGCGCGCGGTACACGGCCGGCCGCATCGGCGAGCGCCACGTGCCCGACTACGTCGAGGAGGAGAGCGTGGATGCCGCCCGCGGCACCGAGACCCTCGCCGAGGTCACGGTGCACGTCGAGAACCAGCGATGGGCCGGCGTGCCGTTCGTGCTGCGCAGCGGCAAGGCGATGGGGCGGATCCGCAAGCAGGCGGTCATCCACTTCCGCGAGCCGGCGCACGTGCCGCACGGGTTCGGCGGGCGACGCGAGGGCGACCGGCTCGTGCTCGACTTCCGCCCCGACTCCTTCGCGATCCACCTCACGACGAACGGCAAGGGCGATCCGTTCACGCTCGAGCAGTCGGTGCTGCGCGGCGAGCTCGGCGGCGGTCAGCTCGAGCCGTACGGCGAGGTGCTCGCGTCGATCCTCGACGGGGATCCGCGGCTCGCGGTGCGCGCGGACGCCGCGGAGGAGTGCTGGCGGATCGTCGAGCCCGTGCTGCGCGCGTGGAAGCGCGACGAGGTGCCGCTCGCCGAGTACCGCGCCGGGGGCACGGGACCGCGCGGCTGGGCGTCGAACGGCCCGTCGAAGGAGTAG
- a CDS encoding PTS transporter subunit IIC, translating into MGVFEDIVRTITDNLFSQVAILIGLIALVGLALQRKPIEEVVGGAMRATIGVVILNIGIDLFVGGLVAFQAIVSSAMGLEPPAAESTLAEFNEGPGSVVPLIIAGGFVVHLLIVRVFPAARFVYLTGHLMYWMAVVLAATIVEAFGEVDRWIVAGAGAVIIACYWVLQPLWTQPLMRKVMGDDSVGLAHTTSTLALAAGYGARALRLGDPVRHDSERLRLPKALSFFKDITVSTAFVTGIIMLVAIAFADAAIVEEQMAGSAVLPWVWGLLQALRFAAGIAILLFGVRMFLAEIVPAFRGLSEKVLPGTKPALDIPVTFTKGPTSVMVGFITSTVVFLVLMGVFALAGWFVLVPPMIMLFFGGGAGGVFGNAVAGWRGAVFGGLLNGVVLAFGQWIGWGLYGSTAPELATLADPDWYAVGWILLGLGSLLAPLGAGGVWVIAGVVLAITVVVLVVLGRRGGGREVLESVEEPEPVLVGADGAPAGGDGAAVAQRSAAADAARPAELRVLAVCGAGMGSSLILRTTAEAALADLGVAARLDHTDVSSARSATADVVVAQATYLDELGDLAPVMVPIDSFVDRRHVEQRIADALRAKGWL; encoded by the coding sequence ATGGGCGTCTTCGAGGACATCGTCCGCACCATCACCGACAACCTGTTCAGCCAGGTCGCGATCCTCATCGGGCTCATCGCCCTCGTCGGGCTCGCCCTGCAGCGCAAGCCGATCGAGGAGGTCGTCGGCGGCGCGATGCGCGCGACGATCGGCGTGGTCATCCTCAACATCGGCATCGATCTGTTCGTCGGCGGCCTCGTCGCCTTCCAGGCCATCGTCTCGAGCGCCATGGGCCTGGAGCCGCCGGCCGCCGAGTCGACCCTCGCCGAGTTCAACGAGGGGCCGGGATCCGTCGTGCCGCTCATCATCGCCGGCGGCTTCGTCGTGCACCTGCTCATCGTGCGCGTCTTCCCGGCCGCGCGGTTCGTGTACCTCACGGGTCACCTCATGTACTGGATGGCCGTCGTGCTCGCCGCGACGATCGTCGAGGCCTTCGGCGAGGTCGACCGCTGGATCGTCGCGGGCGCCGGCGCCGTCATCATCGCCTGCTACTGGGTGCTGCAGCCGCTCTGGACGCAGCCGCTCATGCGCAAGGTCATGGGCGACGACTCCGTCGGACTCGCGCACACGACGTCGACGCTCGCGCTCGCAGCCGGCTACGGCGCCCGCGCGCTGCGTCTCGGCGACCCCGTGCGCCACGACTCCGAGCGGCTGCGGCTGCCGAAGGCGCTGTCGTTCTTCAAGGACATCACCGTCTCGACCGCGTTCGTGACGGGCATCATCATGCTCGTCGCCATCGCGTTCGCGGATGCCGCGATCGTCGAGGAGCAGATGGCCGGCTCCGCCGTGCTGCCGTGGGTGTGGGGGCTGCTGCAGGCGCTGCGCTTCGCCGCCGGCATCGCGATCCTGCTGTTCGGCGTGCGCATGTTCCTCGCCGAGATCGTGCCCGCGTTCCGCGGCCTGTCGGAGAAGGTGCTGCCGGGCACGAAGCCTGCCCTCGACATCCCCGTCACGTTCACGAAGGGGCCGACGTCGGTCATGGTGGGCTTCATCACCTCGACCGTCGTCTTCCTCGTGCTCATGGGCGTCTTCGCGCTCGCAGGCTGGTTCGTGCTCGTGCCGCCGATGATCATGCTGTTCTTCGGCGGTGGCGCGGGCGGCGTCTTCGGCAACGCCGTCGCGGGCTGGCGCGGGGCGGTCTTCGGCGGCCTGCTGAACGGCGTCGTGCTCGCGTTCGGCCAGTGGATCGGCTGGGGCCTGTACGGCTCGACGGCGCCCGAGCTCGCCACGCTCGCCGACCCCGACTGGTACGCCGTCGGCTGGATCCTGCTCGGGCTCGGCTCGCTGCTCGCGCCGCTGGGTGCCGGCGGCGTGTGGGTCATCGCGGGCGTCGTGCTCGCGATCACGGTCGTCGTGCTCGTCGTGCTCGGCCGTCGCGGCGGCGGCCGCGAGGTGCTCGAGTCGGTCGAGGAGCCCGAGCCCGTGCTCGTCGGCGCCGACGGAGCACCCGCGGGCGGCGACGGTGCCGCCGTCGCGCAGCGCAGCGCCGCGGCGGATGCGGCCAGGCCCGCCGAGCTGCGCGTGCTCGCGGTGTGCGGCGCGGGCATGGGATCGAGCCTCATCCTGCGCACGACGGCCGAGGCGGCGCTCGCCGACCTCGGGGTCGCCGCGCGCCTCGACCACACCGACGTCTCGTCGGCCCGCAGCGCCACGGCCGACGTCGTCGTGGCGCAGGCGACGTACCTCGACGAGCTCGGCGACCTCGCACCCGTCATGGTGCCGATCGACTCGTTCGTCGACCGACGCCACGTCGAGCAGCGGATCGCGGATGCGCTGCGCGCGAAGGGCTGGCTGTGA
- a CDS encoding sugar isomerase domain-containing protein: protein MIDDVLDGLRAVVADAEGDIHAAADAIVATGRAGGLVRPAGAGHSLAAVMEAFFRAGGLAFVQPLWHERVLPFAGASSATAAEREPGLGRSVAEAAAIEARDVVLVISNSGANPYPVEIAQVGAEAGATVIALTSRAANAAAPTDRAPVRLVDVASIVLDTQVRAGDASWPFDAPVTAPTSSLVTTALWTAILRAVHDRWPEAPRWRSANVVGSDGANQALFDALSPRIPELR, encoded by the coding sequence GTGATCGACGACGTGCTCGACGGGCTGCGGGCGGTCGTCGCCGACGCGGAGGGCGACATCCATGCCGCGGCGGACGCGATCGTCGCGACCGGGCGGGCCGGCGGGCTCGTGCGGCCGGCCGGGGCGGGCCACTCGCTCGCCGCGGTCATGGAGGCGTTCTTCCGCGCAGGCGGCCTCGCGTTCGTGCAGCCGCTGTGGCACGAGCGGGTGCTGCCCTTCGCCGGGGCGTCGTCGGCGACGGCGGCGGAGCGCGAGCCCGGGCTCGGCCGCAGCGTCGCCGAGGCCGCCGCCATCGAGGCGCGCGACGTCGTGCTCGTGATCTCGAACTCGGGCGCGAATCCCTACCCGGTCGAGATCGCGCAGGTCGGCGCCGAGGCGGGGGCGACGGTCATCGCGCTCACGTCGCGCGCCGCGAACGCCGCTGCTCCGACGGATCGTGCGCCGGTGCGGCTCGTCGACGTCGCGAGCATCGTGCTCGACACGCAGGTGCGCGCCGGCGACGCGTCGTGGCCGTTCGACGCGCCCGTCACGGCGCCCACGTCGAGCCTCGTGACGACGGCGCTGTGGACGGCGATCCTGCGCGCGGTGCACGACCGCTGGCCGGAGGCGCCGCGCTGGCGGTCGGCGAACGTCGTCGGCTCCGACGGCGCGAACCAGGCGCTCTTCGACGCCCTGTCCCCGCGCATCCCCGAGCTGCGCTGA
- a CDS encoding GntR family transcriptional regulator yields the protein MADARPKYQRLVDRLRSTIADMPVGASVPSERALADDAGVSRMTARKALDALEAEGLLRREVGRGTFVSRPAVSLPLMLTSFSEDMRARGLEPSSRLLDASSLAADAELAAVFDVAVGEPLVRVDRLRLADGVPFAIERSTLLESAVPGLLDADLAHASLYELLDREHGIRFDAGRQSIRAAIVRADDAAILELGSGDAVLELVRTSIAAGVVVEHTVSTYPGDRFELSASIAPVTADGSVRSALRAR from the coding sequence ATGGCCGACGCGCGACCCAAGTACCAGCGCCTCGTCGACCGACTCCGCAGCACCATCGCCGACATGCCGGTCGGCGCGTCGGTGCCGAGCGAGCGAGCGCTGGCCGACGACGCCGGCGTCTCGCGCATGACGGCACGCAAGGCGCTCGACGCACTCGAGGCGGAGGGGCTGCTGCGGCGCGAGGTGGGCCGCGGCACCTTCGTCTCCCGGCCGGCGGTGAGCCTGCCGCTCATGCTGACGAGCTTCAGCGAGGACATGCGTGCGCGCGGCCTCGAGCCCTCGTCGCGGCTGCTCGACGCCTCCAGCCTCGCAGCGGACGCCGAGCTCGCCGCCGTGTTCGACGTCGCGGTCGGCGAGCCGCTCGTGCGCGTCGACCGGCTGCGGCTCGCGGACGGCGTGCCGTTCGCGATCGAGCGCAGCACGCTGCTCGAGAGCGCGGTGCCCGGCCTGCTCGACGCCGACCTCGCGCATGCGTCGCTCTACGAGCTGCTCGATCGCGAGCACGGCATCCGGTTCGACGCCGGCCGGCAGAGCATCCGCGCGGCGATCGTGCGCGCGGACGACGCGGCGATCCTCGAGCTCGGCTCGGGCGATGCGGTGCTCGAGCTCGTGCGCACGTCGATCGCGGCGGGCGTCGTCGTCGAGCACACCGTCTCGACCTACCCCGGCGACCGCTTCGAGCTGTCGGCGAGCATCGCCCCCGTCACGGCCGACGGCTCGGTGCGCAGCGCCCTTCGCGCCCGCTGA
- a CDS encoding FBP domain-containing protein, which produces MQPIDGALVRASFVNVSKKERTSIPLPDLDLDWSRLEYLGWRDARRPRVGFVIAQVDGEHLGVALQRTEAATRVRPQCSWCEDVTLPNDVVSFNARRAGAAGRKGDSMSTLVCAAFECSVNVRTLPTARSVGFDVEAAMERRIAALAEHVQGFVRAVRDGA; this is translated from the coding sequence ATGCAGCCCATCGACGGCGCGCTCGTGCGCGCCTCCTTCGTCAACGTCTCCAAGAAGGAGCGGACGAGCATCCCCCTGCCGGACCTCGACCTCGACTGGTCGCGCCTCGAGTACCTCGGCTGGCGCGACGCCCGTCGACCCCGCGTCGGCTTCGTGATCGCCCAGGTCGACGGCGAGCACCTCGGCGTCGCCCTCCAGCGCACGGAGGCCGCCACGCGCGTGCGGCCGCAGTGCTCGTGGTGCGAGGACGTCACCCTGCCGAACGACGTCGTGTCGTTCAACGCGCGCCGGGCAGGCGCGGCGGGCCGGAAGGGCGACTCGATGTCGACGCTCGTCTGCGCCGCGTTCGAGTGCAGCGTCAACGTGCGCACGCTGCCGACCGCCCGCTCCGTCGGCTTCGACGTGGAGGCGGCGATGGAGCGTCGGATCGCCGCGCTCGCCGAGCACGTGCAGGGCTTCGTGCGCGCCGTGCGCGACGGCGCCTGA
- the pepE gene encoding dipeptidase PepE, which translates to MRLLLLSNSTNHGSGYLEHAMDVVLEHLGGAALTFVPYALADHDAYEAKVAGALAPRGVAVRGLHRAADPVAAIADAEAVFVGGGNTFRLLRTLQRLGLVAPLVERVRAGMPYMGASAGTNVAGASIRTTNDMPIVEPDGFEALGLVPLQLNPHYLDADPTSTHQGETREQRLAEFLEENDATVLGLREGTWLSVAGDAAAIGGTAVSLAAPGPAIVLSRDAAPREVAGDVSWLLDQQPRFDVGAGA; encoded by the coding sequence ATGCGACTGCTGCTGCTGTCCAACTCCACGAACCACGGCTCGGGCTATCTCGAGCACGCGATGGACGTCGTGCTCGAGCACCTCGGCGGCGCGGCGCTGACGTTCGTGCCGTACGCGCTCGCCGACCACGACGCCTACGAGGCGAAGGTCGCGGGCGCCCTCGCACCGCGCGGCGTCGCGGTTCGCGGCCTGCATCGCGCCGCGGATCCCGTGGCGGCGATCGCGGATGCCGAGGCCGTGTTCGTCGGTGGCGGCAACACGTTCCGACTGCTGCGCACGCTGCAGCGCCTGGGGCTCGTCGCCCCGCTCGTCGAGCGCGTGCGCGCCGGCATGCCGTACATGGGCGCGAGCGCGGGCACGAACGTCGCGGGCGCCAGCATCCGCACGACGAACGACATGCCGATCGTCGAGCCCGACGGCTTCGAGGCGCTCGGCCTCGTGCCGCTGCAGCTGAACCCGCACTACCTCGACGCCGACCCGACCTCGACGCACCAGGGCGAGACGCGCGAGCAGCGGCTCGCCGAGTTCCTCGAGGAGAACGACGCGACGGTGCTCGGCCTGCGCGAGGGCACATGGCTGTCGGTCGCCGGCGATGCCGCAGCGATCGGCGGCACCGCGGTGTCGCTCGCCGCACCCGGCCCCGCCATCGTGCTCTCGCGCGACGCGGCGCCGCGCGAGGTCGCCGGCGACGTGTCGTGGCTGCTCGACCAGCAGCCGCGGTTCGACGTCGGCGCCGGGGCGTAG
- a CDS encoding IclR family transcriptional regulator — protein sequence MTRGHDASPLQTVDRALEVLLSYSATRRDWGVSELADHLGLPRSTSQRLLAALAARGFLVADPTTRRYSLGPAMWHMAALWERSGGLARLAETVLDGLARATGRTASFTVPDGFHVRCIAAIDGEQGPVRSHPLVGDLYPAHAGATSRAYFAFLDPLVRRNMLTGRPFSRFTELTAVDEVELERRFDEAVRQGWARSEGEYDATTRAIAVPVRIGTTPVGSMSLVEPKVLDFPDELDEHVGALQDAAATLANLLSNRQPPPAQRDWRRGRSRVATT from the coding sequence ATGACACGAGGGCACGACGCATCACCGCTGCAGACGGTCGACCGCGCGCTCGAGGTGCTGCTCTCGTACAGCGCCACGCGGCGCGACTGGGGCGTGTCCGAGCTCGCCGACCACCTCGGGCTGCCGCGCTCCACGAGTCAGCGGCTGCTCGCCGCGCTCGCCGCCCGCGGGTTCCTCGTCGCCGATCCGACGACGCGGCGCTACAGCCTCGGGCCCGCCATGTGGCACATGGCCGCGCTGTGGGAGCGCTCGGGCGGGCTCGCCCGACTCGCCGAGACCGTGCTCGACGGCCTGGCGCGCGCCACGGGCCGCACGGCATCCTTCACCGTGCCCGACGGCTTCCACGTGCGCTGCATCGCCGCGATCGACGGCGAGCAGGGCCCGGTGCGCTCGCATCCGCTCGTCGGCGACCTCTACCCCGCGCACGCAGGTGCCACGTCCCGGGCCTACTTCGCCTTCCTCGACCCGCTCGTGCGCCGCAACATGCTCACGGGCCGTCCGTTCTCGCGCTTCACCGAGCTCACGGCCGTCGACGAGGTCGAGCTCGAGCGGCGCTTCGACGAGGCCGTGCGGCAGGGATGGGCCCGCTCCGAGGGCGAGTACGACGCGACGACGCGCGCGATCGCCGTGCCCGTGCGCATCGGCACGACGCCCGTCGGATCCATGTCGCTCGTCGAGCCGAAGGTGCTCGACTTCCCCGACGAGCTCGACGAGCACGTCGGCGCGCTGCAGGACGCGGCGGCGACGCTCGCGAACCTGCTCTCCAACCGCCAGCCTCCGCCCGCGCAGCGCGACTGGCGGCGCGGGCGCTCGCGCGTGGCGACGACCTGA
- a CDS encoding OPT/YSL family transporter, translating into MTAPDDTRTEVAADERHPRAFAPGTAVIILLVSVLGAVIGIHMITTLGVSPNTSVIGAVIAMLIGRIGFAGLHRMRDVNRQNLVQSSISGATFAAANSLLTPMAIPFLFGRPDLVWPMLLGASLGLVIDVFVLYRAYGSSMLPASAAWPPGVAAAETIRAGDRGGRHALLLASGGVVGFVASLLGLPMSAAGIAMIGNVWALVMFALGLLAAQYAPDVLGVTLGSLYVPHGVMVGAAIVALGQIVVILAGKTTRRQRERIEAEREAASLDPSLAPTVTDRVLRRTLTSGFGLFFLGGIVLAVVGGVWAELPWWGVLGFALFAAVAALVHELIVGLAAMHAGWFPAFAVTLIFLILGLLLQLPAIPLALLVGYCASTGPAFADMGYDFKAGWILRRERRPYTAFELDGRREQLKASILGFVVAIGIVALVWPSLFDDGRLPPTSLVYAETIQAGLTDPATLVNILIWAIPGALVQLIGGPRRQMGVLLATGLLVATPNAGWLVLGALVVRVAWRRYRGERGEQETALVGAGLIAGDSVNAVGSILWKS; encoded by the coding sequence ATGACTGCACCCGACGACACCCGCACCGAGGTCGCCGCCGACGAGCGCCACCCCCGCGCGTTCGCGCCCGGCACGGCCGTCATCATCCTGCTCGTGAGCGTGCTGGGCGCCGTGATCGGCATCCACATGATCACGACGCTCGGCGTCTCGCCGAACACGAGCGTCATCGGGGCGGTCATCGCGATGCTCATCGGACGCATCGGCTTCGCTGGCCTCCACCGCATGCGCGACGTCAATCGCCAGAACCTCGTGCAGTCGTCGATCTCCGGTGCGACGTTCGCGGCGGCGAACTCGCTGCTCACGCCGATGGCCATCCCGTTCCTCTTCGGGCGCCCCGACCTCGTGTGGCCCATGCTGCTCGGCGCGAGCCTCGGGCTCGTCATCGACGTGTTCGTGCTCTACCGCGCGTACGGCTCGAGCATGCTGCCCGCGAGCGCGGCGTGGCCGCCCGGCGTCGCCGCCGCCGAGACCATCCGCGCCGGCGACCGCGGCGGGAGGCACGCGCTGCTGCTCGCGAGCGGCGGCGTCGTCGGATTCGTCGCGTCGCTCCTCGGCCTGCCCATGTCGGCCGCCGGCATCGCCATGATCGGCAACGTCTGGGCGCTCGTGATGTTCGCGCTCGGCCTGCTCGCCGCGCAGTACGCGCCCGACGTGCTCGGCGTGACGCTCGGCTCGCTCTACGTGCCGCACGGCGTCATGGTCGGCGCGGCGATCGTGGCCCTCGGGCAGATCGTCGTCATCCTCGCCGGCAAGACCACGAGGCGGCAGCGCGAGCGCATCGAGGCGGAGCGCGAGGCGGCGAGCCTCGACCCCTCGCTCGCACCCACCGTCACCGACCGGGTGCTGCGCCGCACCCTCACGTCGGGCTTCGGCCTCTTCTTCCTCGGCGGCATCGTGCTCGCGGTCGTCGGCGGGGTCTGGGCGGAGCTGCCGTGGTGGGGCGTGCTCGGCTTCGCGCTCTTCGCCGCCGTCGCTGCGCTCGTCCACGAGCTCATCGTGGGCCTCGCCGCGATGCACGCCGGCTGGTTCCCGGCCTTCGCGGTCACGCTCATCTTCCTCATCCTCGGCCTGCTGCTGCAGCTGCCGGCGATCCCGCTCGCGCTGCTCGTCGGCTACTGCGCCTCGACGGGCCCCGCGTTCGCGGACATGGGCTACGACTTCAAGGCCGGCTGGATCCTGCGGCGCGAACGCCGCCCGTACACGGCCTTCGAGCTCGACGGCCGGCGCGAGCAGCTCAAGGCCTCGATCCTCGGCTTCGTCGTCGCCATCGGCATCGTCGCGCTCGTGTGGCCGTCGCTGTTCGACGACGGCAGGCTGCCGCCCACGTCCCTCGTCTACGCCGAGACGATCCAGGCCGGCCTCACGGATCCCGCGACGCTCGTGAACATCCTCATCTGGGCGATCCCCGGCGCGCTCGTGCAGCTCATCGGCGGTCCGCGGCGTCAGATGGGCGTGCTGCTCGCGACGGGCCTGCTCGTCGCGACGCCCAACGCGGGCTGGCTCGTGCTCGGCGCGCTCGTCGTGCGCGTCGCCTGGCGCCGCTACCGCGGCGAGCGAGGCGAGCAGGAGACGGCGCTCGTGGGCGCCGGCCTCATCGCCGGCGACTCCGTCAACGCGGTCGGCTCGATCCTGTGGAAGTCGTGA
- a CDS encoding AroM family protein, giving the protein MEVVMGMRLGVVTIGQTPRIDLTPELEALLPGVQLVERGVLDGCDAATIASFAPQAGDHTLTTRLADGGSAIIGEAAVMRRLPDVLRGVAGETDAVLLACTGPFPAIALDVPLFVPDRIIAHALAAVAPIGRPVGIVAPLEAQRADTTAKFARVLGDDVPVHVAIASPYTDDEATLRTAAAELAAAGARVVALDCFGYTAAMRDAVADETGLPVVVARSVAARLAAEALGVTA; this is encoded by the coding sequence GTGGAAGTCGTGATGGGCATGCGGCTCGGGGTCGTCACGATCGGCCAGACGCCCCGCATCGACCTGACGCCGGAGCTCGAGGCGCTGCTGCCGGGCGTGCAGCTCGTCGAGCGCGGCGTGCTCGACGGCTGCGACGCCGCCACGATCGCGTCGTTCGCGCCGCAGGCGGGCGACCACACGCTCACGACGCGGCTGGCCGACGGCGGCTCGGCGATCATCGGCGAGGCAGCCGTCATGCGGCGGCTGCCCGACGTGCTGCGCGGCGTCGCGGGGGAGACGGATGCGGTGCTCCTGGCATGCACGGGGCCGTTCCCGGCGATCGCGCTCGACGTGCCGCTCTTCGTGCCCGACCGCATCATCGCGCACGCGCTCGCGGCGGTCGCGCCCATCGGCCGCCCCGTCGGCATCGTCGCGCCGCTCGAGGCGCAGCGGGCGGACACCACCGCGAAGTTCGCCCGCGTGCTCGGCGACGACGTGCCCGTGCACGTGGCCATCGCGTCGCCCTACACGGACGACGAGGCGACGCTGCGCACCGCCGCGGCAGAGCTCGCTGCCGCTGGCGCCCGCGTCGTCGCGCTGGACTGCTTCGGCTACACCGCCGCCATGCGCGACGCCGTGGCCGATGAGACGGGGCTGCCCGTCGTCGTCGCACGATCCGTCGCCGCGCGGCTCGCTGCCGAGGCGCTCGGCGTCACTGCATGA